One segment of Papaver somniferum cultivar HN1 unplaced genomic scaffold, ASM357369v1 unplaced-scaffold_81, whole genome shotgun sequence DNA contains the following:
- the LOC113345377 gene encoding protein NRT1/ PTR FAMILY 5.10-like, translated as MAIASADDYDHEPLLFTDHTYIQGMVNYKGDKIKNNNNEFGGWNSASRVIVIGGLESFILHGMSSNLISILTMQLGQSTATAAQNINAWTGFIYMLPVLIAYVSDAYLGRFRAILFSVIIYVLGLGMLTLCTSQLTVCSDNAVEDNLLCSSPSTFQVIFFFSSLYLTGIGSAGYKTCVPAFGADQFDKLNSNESKSNSSFFNWWMFGQSVGSCTSHLILNYIQDNLGWGLASGISSILMVIALLVIMSGIKSYRYTLKKDADEVNPFNIQGSRKSGTSSNISKVEDVKAVLRLVPVWIICLIYPLVHAQVHTFFIKQGSIMDRSIGPDFQIPSASIQIFYSISIMLFAASYDRIFVPITQTFTGISNGITTLQRIGVGIFISTITMVVAGIVEDRRLKIAQEFGLTGDPKATVPMVVWWLIPQYVLSGLALVFAAVGLQEFFYDQVPNGLRSVGLSLYCTMFGLGDFLSVFLISVIQKVTSAGGQHGWIATNINQAHLDYFYWFLAALSVIELVAFLCFSKSYAYKPM; from the exons ATGGCGATTGCATCTGCTGATGATTATGATCATGAACCATTGCTATTCACTGATCATACTTATATTCAAGGTATGGTGAATTACAAAGGAGATAAGATCAAGAACAATAATAATGAGTTTGGTGGATGGAATTCGGCTTCTCGAGTAATCGTAATTGGTGGCTTAGAATCATTCATCTTACATGGAATGTCTTCCAACTTGATTAGTATCTTAACTATGCAATTAGGACAGTCTACGGCAACAGCTGCGCAGAATATCAATGCTTGGACTGGTTTCATATATATGCTTCCAGTACTAATTGCATACGTTAGTGATGCATATCTTGGCAGATTCCGTGCCATCTTGTTCTCTGTGATCATCTATGTTTTG GGGCTTGGGATGTTAACTCTATGCACTTCACAATTGACTGTCTGTTCTGATAATGCCGTGGAAGACAACCTTTTGTGCTCTTCCCCATCTACTTTCCAAGTaatcttctttttctcttcactGTATCTAACTGGAATTGGGAGTGCTGGATACAAGACCTGCGTACCAGCTTTCGGTGCAGACCAATTTGACAAACTAAACTCTAATGAATCCAAGTCCAACAGTTCATTCTTTAATTGGTGGATGTTCGGACAATCCGTTGGATCATGCACTTCTCACTTGATTTTGAACTATATCCAAGATAATTTGGGTTGGGGTCTTGCATCTGGAATTTCATCCATTCTAATGGTTATTGCTCTACTTGTTATCATGTCTGGAATAAAATCCTACCGCTACACTCTGAAAAAAGATGCAGATGAAGTGAACCCATTTAACATACAGGGATCAAGGAAATCCGGGACATCGTCTAATATTAGTAAGGTTGAAGATGTAAAGGCTGTACTGCGGTTGGTTCCGGTATGGATTATATGTTTGATATACCCACTAGTGCACGCTCAAGTGCACACCTTCTTTATTAAGCAAGGGAGCATTATGGACAGATCGATAGGACCAGACTTTCAGATACCCTCAGCTTCAATTCAGATCTTTTATAGTATATCCATCATGCTGTTTGCGGCATCATACGACCGTATCTTCGTTCCAATTACTCAAACTTTTACTGGAATTTCTAACGGCATAACTACACTTCAGAGAATTGGTGTTGGCATATTTATTTCTACCATAACAATGGTTGTAGCAGGTATAGTGGAGGATAGAAGGCTTAAAATTGCTCAAGAGTTTGGATTAACTGGTGATCCAAAAGCAACAGTTCCTATGGTTGTCTGGTGGTTGATTCCGCAATATGTCTTGTCAGGTCTTGCTCTTGTATTCGCCGCTGTCGGTTTACAAGAATTTTTCTATGATCAAGTTCCCAATGGGCTAAGGAGTGTGGGTCTGTCCCTGTACTGCACCATGTTTGGCTTAGGAGATTTCCTCAGTGTCTTCCTTATATCAGTCATTCAGAAGGTAACTAGTGCAGGTGGTCAGCATGGATGGATAGCAACCAACATAAATCAGGCGCATTTAGATTACTTTTATTGGTTTCTAGCTGCACTTAGTGTAATAGAACTGGTTGCATTCTTATGTTTCTCAAAGTCATATGCATATAAACCAATGTAA
- the LOC113345293 gene encoding indole-3-acetaldehyde oxidase-like → MDEDNFKLVFAINGERVELLHINDHSTTLLEFIRTQTRFTGTKLSCGEGGCGACVVLLSKYDPVHKKVEDFTVSSCLTLLSSVDGCSITTTEGLGNITDGFHPIHKRISGFHASQCGFCTPGMCMSLFSALVNAEKTPAQNLRPGFSKLTESEAEKAISGNLCRCTGYRPIADACKSFAADVDMEDLGLNSFWKKGDTESVKLCNLPPYDPGNEICTFPEFLKFEIRSKILRDLNGQCWYNPASVEELEDLMESVESENGTSVKLVVGNTSTGYYKEVDHYNNYINLRYIPELSMIISDDTGIEIGAAVTISDAIQALEEGANNGPSSTGNLVFNKISDHMKKVASEFIRNSASLGGNLVMAQRKQFPSDIATILLAAGSSLIILSGSKRIEVTLEDFLNSPPCNTKTVILSIRIPSWASMNIFTSQSGSGLMFETYRAAPRPLGNTLAYLNAAFLAEVSLSKVSGCSVLERLQLAFGAYGTKHAIRVRKVEEFLIGRSLSNDVLLDAINILRATIIPDEGTSSPAYRSSLAVSFLFDFLHPLTEVSTAILNDGLTRDTNSSVVTASKCNNSFDQRSHVKKAGLLSSGKQVIKVSREFHPVGQPTKKAGAENQASGEAVYVDDIPSPKDCLHGAMICSKMPLARIKNVKLKSLHSPDGVVKVISLEDLPKGGENVGGRTGFDTEPLFADGLAEFAGQMLGFVVADTQKHADMAADSAVVEYDTENLELPILSVEDAVARSSFFEVPPFLSPKQVGDFSKGMSDADHRIISAEIKLGSQYFFYMETQTSLAVPDEDNCMVVYSSTQAPENTQIAIAKCLGLPEHNVRVITRRVGGGFGGKNLKSMAVATACAVAAHKLRRPVRAYLNRKVDMIMAGGRHPMKTIYSVGFKSDGKITALHLDILINAGAFLDVSPIIPDNMVGSLKKYDWGALSFDIKICKTNLSGKTAMRAPGHVQGSFICEVVVEHVASFLSLEVDAVRKRNIHTYESLKLFYQDSAGEPPEYTMLLILDRLAISSRFHQRVEEIKQFNICNKWIKRGISRVPIFYEVKVRPTPGKVSILNDGSVVVEVGGIELGQGLWTKVKQMAAFALSPVECDGSQDLLERVRVIQTDTLSLIQGGFTAGSTTSESSCEAVRLCCSALVERLIALKETLPEKMGPVSWDTLIVQAHLQSVNLSASSYYVPDFGLMRYLNYGAAVSEVEIILLTGATSILQTDIVYDCGQSLNPAVDLGQIEGAFVQGVGFFMMEEYLTNSEGLVVSDGTWNYKIPTIDTIPRQFNVEMLNTGHHKKRVLSSKASGEPPVLMAASVHCATRAAIKEARKQVLSWSTGSESGSDASTFQLEVPATMPVVKELCGLDNVERYLKSLVASH, encoded by the exons ATGGACGAAGATAATTTTAAATTGGTTTTCGCCATTAATGGTGAGAGAGTTGAGTTATTGCATATCAACGATCATTCCACTACTCTACTTGAATTCATTCGTACACAGACTCGTTTCACTGGAACTAAGCTTAGCTGTGGAGAGG GTGGTTGTGGAGCTTGCGTTGTTCTTTTGTCCAAGTATGATCCTGTACATAAGAAGGTTGAGGATTTCACAGTGAGTTCATGCTTGACACTTCTTTCCAGTGTAGATGGGTGTTCAATCACGACGACCGAAGGCCTTGGAAACATTACAGATGGGTTCCACCCCATTCACAAAAGAATCTCTGGATTTCATGCTTCTCAGTGTGGGTTTTGTACTCCAGGCATGTGTATGTCTCTCTTCTCAGCTCTTGTTAACGCTGAAAAAACACCAGCGCAAAATCTGCGTCCTGGATTTTCCAAGCTCACAGAGTCAGAAGCTGAGAAGGCTATTTCAGGTAACCTTTGTCGGTGCACGGGTTATCGTCCAATAGCTGATGCCTGCAAAAGTTTTGCTGCTGATGTTGACATGGAAGATCTGGGTTTGAATTCCTTTTGGAAGAAGGGAGATACTGAAAGTGTAAAACTTTGTAATTTACCCCCATATGACCCTGGCAATGAGATTTGCACCTTCCCCGAGTTCTTAAAGTTTGAAATTAGATCCAAGATCCTCAGGGATTTAAATGGGCAATGTTGGTACAATCCTGCTAGCGTTGAGGAACTTGAGGATTTAATGGAATCTGTAGAATCTGAAAATGGCACTAGTGTTAAGCTAGTTGTTGGCAATACTAGTACAGGCTACTACAAGGAGGTTGATCACTACAACAATTACATTAACCTTAGATATATTCCTGAACTCTCAATGATCATAAGTGATGACACTGGGATTGAAATTGGAGCAGCTGTGACGATCTCTGATGCTATCCAAGCTTTGGAAGAAGGAGCAAATAATGGGCCTAGCTCAACAGGCAATCTTGTATTCAACAAAATTTCTGACCATATGAAGAAGGTTGCGTCAGAGTTCATCCGCAATTCTGCGAGTTTGGGAGGGAATTTGGTCATGGCACAAAGGAAACAGTTTCCCTCAGATATTGCAACTATACTTCTGGCAGCAGGTTCATCCCTCatcatacttagtggctccaaaAGAATAGAAGTTACATTAGAAGATTTCTTAAATAGTCCACCTTGTAATACCAAGACTGTTATATTAAGTATCAGAATTCCAAGTTGGGCCTCAATGAACATTTTTACTTCTCAGAGTGGATCCGGATTGATGTTTGAGACATACCGAGCAGCACCACGACCCCTCGGGAATACCTTGGCTTACCTCAATGCTGCTTTCTTGGCCGAAGTTTCGCTCTCTAAAGTATCTGGTTGTAGTGTCCTAGAAAGGCTTCAGTTGGCGTTTGGTGCTTATGGGACAAAGCATGCAATAAGAGTAAGAAAGGTTGAGGAGTTTTTAATCGGTAGATCTCTTAGTAATGATGTTCTGCTTGATGCCATAAATATTCTTAGAGCCACAATAATACCTGATGAGGGTACTTCAAGTCCTGCTTACCGCTCAAGCTTGGCTGTCAGttttctctttgattttcttcaccctcTTACTGAAGTTAGTACTGCGATACTGAATGATGGCTTGACGAGAGATACTAATTCCTCAGTGGTTACTGCTTCCAAATGCAACAATAGTTTTGATCAGCGGTCACATGTCAAAAAGGCGGGTTTGCTCTCTTCTGGGAAGCAAGTCATAAAAGTCAGTAGGGAGTTTCATCCAGTTGGTCAGCCTACTAAAAAAGCTGGAGCCGAGAATCAAGCTTCTG GTGAGGctgtatacgtggatgacattcCTTCTCCCAAGGATTGCCTTCATGGAGCAATGATATGTAGCAAAATGCCCTTGGCACGAATTAAGAATGTAAAGCTCAAGTCATTGCATTCACCAGATGGAGTTGTTAAGGTTATTTCTCTTGAAGACCTCCCTAAAGGAGGGGAAAATGTAGGGGGTAGGACAGGGTTTGATACTGAACCCCTATTTGCTGATGGACTTGCTGAATTTGCGGGCCAGATGCTTGGCTTTGTG GTTGCAGATACACAGAAACATGCAGATATGGCGGCGGATAGTGCAGTGGTCGAGTACGACACTGAAAATCTAGAACTACCCATTTTATCAGTAGAAGATGCTGTTGCTAGATCCAGCTTCTTTGAAGTACCACCTTTCCTTTCCCCAAAGCAGGTAGGAGATTTTTCAAAAGGAATGAGCGATGCAGATCACAGAATTATCTCCGCGGAG ATCAAACTTGGATCTCAGTATTTCTTTTATATGGAGACACAAACTTCCCTTGCGGTACCAGATGAAGATAACTGCATGGTTGTTTACAGCTCCACTCAGGCCCCAGAGAACACACAGATTGCAATTGCTAAATGCCTAGGTCTTCCCGAGCATAACGTCCGTGTGATAACGAGAAGAGTTGGAGGCGGGTTTGGTGGAAAGAACCTGAAATCGATGGCT GTTGCAACAGCATGTGCAGTTGCTGCTCACAAACTACGACGTCCTGTCCGAGCTTACCTCAATCGCAAGGTCGATATGATAATGGCAGGAGGAAGACACCCAATGAAAACAATTTACAGCGTGGGCTTCAAATCTGATGGAAAGATCACCGCTCTACATCTTGATATACTAATCAATGCGGGAGCATTTCTGGATGTAAGCCCAATCATTCCAGATAATATGGTGGGTTCATTGAAGAAGTATGACTGGGGAGCtttatcttttgatataaaaATTTGCAAGACAAATCTTTCTGGTAAGACAGCCATGAGAGCACCGGGGCATGTGCAGGGATCCTTTATTTGTGAGGTTGTGGTTGAGCATGTAGCATCATTTCTTTCTTTGGAAGTCGATGCTGTCAGAAAAAGAAATATACACACATACGAGAGCCTCAAGTTATTTTATCAGGATAGCGCGGGAGAACCTCCAGAATATACTATGCTCTTGATTTTAGATAGGTTAGCTATATCTTCAAGATTCCACCAAAGGGTAGAAGAAATAAAACAGTTTAACATCTGTAACAAGTGGATAAAAAGAGGAATCTCCCGGGTGCCCATATTTTATGAAGTGAAGGTGAGACCAACCCCAGGTAAAGTGAGCATTCTAAATGACGGATCGGTGGTGGTTGAAGTTGGAGGTATTGAGCTAGGTCAAGGACTTTGGACAAAGGTGAAACAGATGGCAGCATTTGCTCTGAGTCCCGTAGAGTGTGATGGAAGTCAGGATTTATTGGAGAGGGTTCGGGTCATTCAGACTGATACCTTGAGTCTGATACAAGGAGGATTTACTGCTGGGAGCACTACCTCAGAGTCAAGTTGTGAAGCAGTTCGCCTTTGCTGTTCTGCCTTGGTTGAAAGACTAATCGCACTCAAGGAAACATTACCAGAGAAGATGGGTCCAGTTTCATGGGACACTTTGATAGTCCAG GCGCATCTCCAATCTGTCAACTTATCTGCAAGTAGTTACTATGTTCCTGATTTCGGTTTAATGCGTTATCTGAATTATGGTGCCGCAGTGAGTGAG GTGGAAATTATTCTTCTCACAGGAGCAACCAGTATCTTGCAAACAGATATTGTCTATGATTGTGGCCAGAGCTTAAACCCTGCTGTTGATTTGGGACAG ATTGAGGGAGCTTTCGTTCAAGGAGTAGGGTTTTTTATGATGGAGGAGTACCTGACTAACTCTGAAGGATTGGTGGTGTCTGATGGAACATGGAACTACAAGATCCCAACTATTGACACTATCCCAAGACAGTTTAATGTTGAGATGCTGAACACTGGGCATCATAAGAAACGTGTTCTGTCCTCTAAAG CTTCTGGGGAGCCGCCCGTACTTATGGCTGCTTCAGTTCACTGTGCAACGAGGGCTGCCATTAAAGAAGCAAGAAAACAGGTTCTCTCTTGGAGTACTGGGTCAGAATCAGGATCAGATGCGTCGACATTTCAACTTGAAGTCCCAGCAACCATGCCTGTAGTGAAGGAGCTATGTGGGCTTGATAATGTCGAGAGGTACTTAAAAAGCTTGGTGGCTTCTCATTAA